One Acidimicrobiia bacterium genomic window, CTCTACGAACAGGCCGACGACGGCGGGCTCGGCTTCAACACCGCGATCGTCGTCGCAGCGAGCGGCGACCTGATCGCGCGAACGAGAAAGCTCCACATCCCGATCACCGCGGGCTACTACGAGGACCGCTACTTCCGTCCCGGCGACACCGGCTATCCGGTCGTCGCGCTCGGCGACGCGCGCCTCGCGTTCCCGACGTGCTGGGACCAGTGGTTCCCGGAGCTCGCGCGTGCGTACTCACTCGAAGGCGCCGACGTCATCGTGTATCCGACCGCGATCGGCAGCGAGCCCGATCATCCCGGGTTCGACACGGAACCGCTGTGGGAGCAGGTGATCAAGGGCAACGGCATCGCGAACGGCACGTTCATGGTCGCCGTCAACCGCATCGGCGACGAACCGCCGCTGCGCTTCTACGGCTCGTCGTTCGTGAGCGATCCGTACGGGCGCGTGCTCGTGCAGGCGCCGCGCGACGAGCCCGCGGTGCTCGTCGCCGACCTCGACCTCGACGCGCGCCGCGACTGGCTCGCGCTGTTCCCGTTCCTCACCACGCGCCGACCCGATACGTACGGGCCGCTCACCGCGACCCCGCAGCCTCAGAACGACTGAGTGAAGCAGCGGTCGGCGAGATCGCCGAGCGCGTAGTCGCGATACAGGCCGACGAACATGCCGCGCGTCCTCTCGGTCCACGCCATCGCGTCGGGTGACGAGATACGCCGCGTGACCTGCGTGTAGCCGCCTTCGTAGACGCGGTACTCGGCCCACGCGCCCGGATAGTCCTTCACGCACGCGATCTCGGTGATCGGCACGTTGCGGGCCGACGGGAACCGCCGCGTGCGCGTGCGGTGCGTGTGCCCGGCGAAGTAGCCGGCGATCGCCTCGCGTCGAGCGATCACCGAGCACAACGCCTCGCTGTCGTCGGGAT contains:
- a CDS encoding nitrilase-related carbon-nitrogen hydrolase yields the protein MRIVSGTGALPDSPARVDPPTRAPFRIAAVQHRWHPDPGEHRTALSEAVRAAAGEGAQLVCLQELTLSPYFAVTPDGPTAAGAQPEPLPGGPTHEFAAALASELDIPIHASLYEQADDGGLGFNTAIVVAASGDLIARTRKLHIPITAGYYEDRYFRPGDTGYPVVALGDARLAFPTCWDQWFPELARAYSLEGADVIVYPTAIGSEPDHPGFDTEPLWEQVIKGNGIANGTFMVAVNRIGDEPPLRFYGSSFVSDPYGRVLVQAPRDEPAVLVADLDLDARRDWLALFPFLTTRRPDTYGPLTATPQPQND